Proteins co-encoded in one Cricetulus griseus strain 17A/GY chromosome 1 unlocalized genomic scaffold, alternate assembly CriGri-PICRH-1.0 chr1_1, whole genome shotgun sequence genomic window:
- the Ube2k gene encoding ubiquitin-conjugating enzyme E2 K isoform X3 — MTLRTVLLSLQALLAAAEPDDPQDAVVANQYKQNPEMFKQTARLWAHVYAGAPVSSPEYTKKIENLCAMGFDRNAVIVALSSKSWDVETATELLLSN; from the exons ATGACTCTGCGCACGGTATTATTGTCATTGCAAGCACTGTTGGCAGCTGCAGAACCAGATGACCCCCAAGATGCAGTAGTAGCAAATCAG TACAAACAAAATCCTGAAATGTTCAAGCAGACAGCTCGACTTTGGGCACATGTGTATGCTGGAGCACCAGTTTCTAGTCCAGAATAcaccaaaaaaatagaaaacctgTGTGCTATGGGCTTTGATAGG AATGCAGTAATAGTGGCCTTGTCTTCAAAATCATGGGATGTAGAGACTGCAACAGAACTGCTTCTGAGTAACTGA